A stretch of the Ctenopharyngodon idella isolate HZGC_01 chromosome 14, HZGC01, whole genome shotgun sequence genome encodes the following:
- the tmed9 gene encoding transmembrane emp24 domain-containing protein 9, with protein MVAIRMQFTLYLVLLLNIYNSFVSALYFHIGETEKKCFIEEIPDETMIIGNYRTQLYDKQKEEYLPATQGLGMFVEVKDPDEKVILSRQYGSEGRFIFTSHTPGEHQICLHSNSSKFALFAGGMLRVHLDIQVGEHTNNYAEIAAKDKLTELQLRVRQLMEQVDQIQKEQNYQRYREERFRQTSESTNQRVLWWSIVQTLILVAIGFWQMRHLKSFFEAKKLV; from the exons ATGGTGGCAATCAGAATGCagtttacactttatttggtGTTATTGTTAAACATTTACAACAGTTTTGTGTCTGCTTTGTACTTTCATATCGGCGAGACTGAAAAGAAATGCTTCATAGAAGAAATACCAGACGAAACCATGATAATAG GTAACTACCGAACACAGCTGTATGACAAGCAGAAAGAAGAGTATTTGCCTGCAACTCAAGGTCTTGGGATGTTTGTGGAAGTGAAAGATCCTGATGAGAAG GTGATCCTGTCCCGCCAGTATGGATCCGAGGGCAGGTTTATTTTCACCTCCCACACCCCTGGAGAGCATCAAATCTGCTTGCACTCAAATTCCTCCAAGTTTGCTCTGTTTGCTGGTGGGATGCTT CGTGTTCACTTGGACATCCAAGTTGGTGAGCATACAAACAACTATGCAGAAATTGCTGCCAAAGACAAGCTGACGGAGCTGCAGCTGAGAGTTCGACAGCTGATGGAGCAGGTGGATCAGATCCAGAAAGAGCAGAACTATCAGAGG taTCGTGAGGAACGCTTCAGACAAACCAGTGAGAGCACCAATCAGAGGGTTCTGTGGTGGTCTATCGTCCAGACGCTGATCCTGGTGGCCATTGGTTTTTGGCAAATGAGACATCTCAAGAGCTTCTTTGAGGCCAAGAAATTAGTATAG
- the emx3 gene encoding empty spiracles homeobox 3, which produces MFHHNKKCFTIESLVGKDSNSSSAAADEPIRPTALRFTESIHPSPFGSCFQNSGRTLYSSSPEMMFTDPATHSTNSGLSLRHLQIPTQPFFSPHQRETLNFYPWVLRNRYLGHRFQGDDGSPENLLLHGPFSRKPKRIRTAFSPSQLLRLERAFEKNHYVVGAERKQLANGLCLTETQVKVWFQNRRTKHKRQKLEEESPDSQQKRKGSQHVSRWRVATQQGSPEDIDVISED; this is translated from the exons ATGTTCCACCACAATAAGAAGTGCTTCACTATTGAATCTCTTGTGGGTAAAGACTCCAATTCCTCAAGTGCCGCTGCGGATGAGCCCATCAGACCCACTGCTCTGAGGTTTActgaatccatccatccatctcccTTTGGGAGCTGCTTCCAGAACTCAGGCAGGacattgtacagcagcagcccAGAGATGATGTTCACAGATCCGGCCACACATTCCACCAACTCCGGCCTGTCTCTGCGTCACCTCCAGATCCCCACACAGCCCTTCTTCAGTCCTCATCAGAGGGAAACCTTGAACTTCTACCCGTGGGTGTTGAGGAACAGATATCTGGGACATCGATTCCAAG GTGACGACGGTAGCCCGGAAAACCTGCTGCTACACGGGCCTTTCTCTCGCAAGCCCAAGCGCATCCGCACGGCCTTCTCCCCGTCGCAGCTGCTACGGCTGGAACGTGCCTTTGAGAAGAACCATTACGTGGTGGGAGCCGAGCGGAAGCAGTTAGCCAACGGGCTGTGCCTGACAGAGACACAG GTGAAAGTCTGGTTCCAGAACAGAAGGACCAAGCACAAGAGACAGAAGCTGGAGGAAGAGTCACCAGACTCGCAGCAGAAGAGGAAGGGTAGTCAACATGTGAGCCGCTGGAGGGTGGCCACGCAGCAGGGCAGCCCTGAGGACATTGACGTCATTTCAGAAGACTGA
- the b4galt7 gene encoding beta-1,4-galactosyltransferase 7, protein MMYSSRRKPVLYFKDDRSFLSRKCTVWKLFGLCMVFVFGSLLWVQLTCSGDMNQTVGYNHLPHQPCPIERQSSSVDDPSWGPHKMALIVPFRERFEELLVFVPYMHAFLNKKKIRHKIFILNQVDRFRFNRASLINVGYMESGNDTDYIAMHDVDLLPQNEDLDYGFPEEGPFHVASPELHPLYHYKTYVGGILLLTKKHYQMCNGMSNRFWGWGREDDEFFRRLKTAKLELFRPTGITTGTKTFRHIHDPAWRKRDQKRIAAQKQEQFKVDPEGGLTNLRYKVESRKEVTISGAPCTVISTYLECDLSQTPWCQSS, encoded by the exons ATGATGTACTCTTCACGGAGAAAACCTGTGCTGTATTTCAAAGATGATAGAAG TTTTCTGTCGAGGAAATGCACCGTCTGGAAGCTCTTCGGCTTGTGCATGGTGTTTGTTTTTGGGTCCCTTCTTTGGGTGCAGCTGACTTGTTCAGGAGACATGAACCAGACTGTTGGATACAACCACCTCCCTCATCAGCCCTGTCCCATAGAGAGACAGTCCTCCTCTGTTGATGACCCCTCCTGGGGCCCTCACAAAATGGCCCTCATCGTGCCGTTCAGAGAGCGCTTTGAAGAGCTGCTTGTATTTGTCCCTTACATGCACGCTTTCctcaacaaaaagaaaatacgacataaaatatttattctaaACCAAGTGGATCGCTTTCG GTTCAATCGTGCCTCTCTTATTAATGTTGGCTACATGGAAAGTGGTAATGACACGGACTACATTGCAATGCATGATGTGGACTTGTTGCCCCAAAATGAGGATCTGGACTATGGATTCCCAGAGGAAGGGCCCTTCCATGTGGCCTCACCAGAGCTCCATCCCTTATATCATTATAAGACGTATGTGGGAGGGATCCTGCTGCTTACCAAGAAACATTATCAGATG TGCAATGGGATGTCAAACCGCTTCTGGGGATGGGGAAGAGAAGATGACGAGTTTTTCAGAAGACTAAAAACGGCTAAACTTGAG CTTTTTAGGCCAACTGGTATTACTACAGGAACTAAAACATTTAGACACATCCATGATCCAGCCTGGAGGAAGAGAGACCAGAAGCGGATCGCTGCACAAAAGCAG GAGCAGTTTAAGGTGGACCCCGAGGGTGGCCTCACTAACCTCCGCTACAAGGTGGAATCCCGAAAGGAAGTGACCATCAGTGGAGCTCCATGTACTGTCATCAGCACCTATCTCGAGTGTGACCTCAGCCAGACCCCATGGTGCCAGTCCAGCTAA